One segment of Stomatobaculum sp. F0698 DNA contains the following:
- a CDS encoding DUF5305 family protein, which produces MEEAMKKGKMSIRPVFDMRRKIAATLVGLICLAVGAFLLFRAMRRESTVREQALYSYELSANAEPWVHLRENSVFSEEWLSAGAVYPGNLADLLWVKFSAKLTGEGSLAVRLSGQYEAAVELAGYFNRDGEKKQIFSQRISLESGEMQAGEEGGAFAETTAQLNPADYAERFAEIERELGGSFEHELKLVFSGKFVLESEAEQQEKQFSLEIPLPDDTKSGFYTLETGAETKDSGSITRRERIALSPSFPKLAAAILLLVSGVFLVLTGLVFSKAPTAEEARKIELRRLLRKYGARLVFTESPEAVPEDAIRLKNLESLLLVAEELRQPAVCSQDSEGLPLDGIFTVRSGNRSFYVQIPQPLPLSE; this is translated from the coding sequence ATGGAAGAGGCAATGAAGAAGGGCAAAATGAGCATAAGACCTGTATTTGACATGAGACGTAAGATTGCGGCAACGCTTGTCGGACTGATTTGTCTTGCCGTCGGTGCGTTCCTCCTGTTTCGGGCCATGCGAAGGGAAAGCACGGTGCGAGAGCAAGCGCTTTATTCCTATGAACTCAGTGCAAACGCGGAACCTTGGGTCCATCTCCGTGAAAACTCGGTGTTTTCGGAGGAATGGCTCTCGGCCGGTGCGGTATATCCCGGGAATTTAGCGGATTTACTCTGGGTTAAATTCAGCGCAAAGCTGACGGGAGAAGGTAGCCTTGCGGTGCGCTTAAGCGGGCAGTATGAAGCCGCTGTGGAACTCGCCGGTTACTTTAACCGGGACGGCGAAAAGAAACAGATTTTTTCGCAGCGGATTTCGCTGGAGAGCGGTGAAATGCAAGCGGGCGAGGAAGGCGGTGCCTTCGCAGAGACAACGGCGCAGCTGAATCCGGCGGACTATGCGGAGCGCTTTGCGGAAATCGAGAGAGAGCTGGGAGGCAGTTTTGAACATGAATTGAAACTCGTCTTTTCCGGCAAGTTCGTCCTGGAAAGTGAGGCGGAACAGCAGGAAAAGCAGTTCTCTCTGGAAATTCCGCTGCCGGACGATACGAAAAGCGGTTTCTATACCTTAGAAACGGGAGCCGAGACCAAGGACAGCGGAAGCATTACGCGGCGTGAGCGCATTGCGCTGTCCCCTTCCTTCCCGAAACTTGCGGCAGCTATCCTGCTTCTTGTAAGTGGCGTTTTCCTTGTCCTAACGGGCCTCGTATTTTCTAAGGCGCCGACTGCGGAAGAGGCTAGGAAAATCGAACTGCGTCGCCTGCTTCGGAAGTACGGTGCAAGGCTCGTATTTACCGAAAGCCCGGAAGCAGTTCCGGAGGATGCGATACGGCTCAAAAATCTGGAGAGCCTGCTTCTGGTGGCGGAAGAACTCAGGCAGCCTGCGGTCTGCAGCCAGGACAGCGAGGGGCTTCCGCTCGACGGCATATTCACCGTCCGAAGCGGCAATCGAAGCTTTTATGTTCAAATACCGCAGCCCCTACCACTTTCGGAGTAG
- a CDS encoding signal peptide protein yields MRRAGKKSIIGGLLALSLVLAGTGYAYWTDTLNVTTRATTGDFSMMFADLGYYAQYGNETLPSGWSVVDGIGDSGYVDDSFFMRGTSDYNKVAKDGSVDAYKERQKGYNNVDFNAELVNADWIPKNVGVYTSANTKGSDQIVLEINEMYPGYAQAFRTDVLNVGSIAAKLSSIKFEMKGLECSGAAEDMLGIALYMDGEQYSPKKIEGTRVFKLVDSLASEGDYFTVGGVHFMRLSALKKLSDREIRDVIENATILCSPATDNRMDLFLAVAMDPDAEGVYTTGSTAVMSNNADADSQHKSVEVSISFLWDQFNVGKDAGNPNYLVKQNKTGKR; encoded by the coding sequence ATGAGAAGAGCAGGTAAGAAATCGATCATCGGCGGCCTCCTTGCACTGTCACTGGTTCTCGCGGGAACCGGCTATGCGTACTGGACGGACACACTGAATGTCACGACGAGAGCAACGACGGGTGACTTCAGCATGATGTTCGCGGACCTCGGCTATTATGCACAGTACGGAAACGAGACGCTTCCGTCGGGCTGGAGTGTCGTGGACGGTATCGGCGACAGCGGCTATGTGGACGACAGCTTCTTCATGAGAGGCACCTCGGACTACAACAAGGTTGCGAAAGACGGCAGCGTCGATGCTTACAAGGAGCGTCAGAAGGGCTACAATAACGTAGACTTTAACGCAGAGCTTGTGAATGCAGATTGGATTCCGAAAAATGTCGGTGTCTACACCTCCGCAAACACGAAGGGCAGCGATCAGATCGTTCTTGAAATCAATGAGATGTATCCAGGCTACGCACAGGCATTCCGCACCGATGTCCTGAACGTTGGCAGCATCGCGGCAAAGCTCAGCAGCATCAAGTTTGAGATGAAGGGCCTTGAGTGCAGCGGCGCAGCGGAAGATATGCTCGGCATCGCACTCTACATGGACGGCGAGCAGTACAGCCCGAAGAAGATTGAGGGAACCCGCGTATTCAAGCTGGTTGATTCTCTCGCAAGCGAGGGTGACTACTTCACGGTCGGCGGGGTGCACTTCATGAGACTTTCCGCACTGAAGAAGCTCTCCGACAGAGAAATCCGCGACGTCATCGAGAATGCAACCATCCTCTGCAGCCCGGCAACGGACAACAGAATGGACCTCTTCCTCGCGGTCGCAATGGATCCGGACGCCGAGGGCGTTTACACGACGGGTTCCACGGCAGTGATGTCGAACAACGCAGACGCAGACAGCCAGCACAAGAGTGTTGAAGTCAGCATCAGCTTCCTTTGGGATCAGTTCAACGTTGGTAAGGATGCGGGAAATCCGAACTACCTTGTTAAGCAGAACAAGACCGGAAAGCGTTGA